AAGTTTGAGTGACGTTTGTTTAACGGTAAAAGAAGCTCAAATAAAAACCTTTCGCTCTCAAACATCAACAATGTGTTTGCTACAAGCGATTTCTGTTGCTTTTGCCTTTAGAAAAAAACATTAGTTAACACTTATCCAAAACTGCATTTTAATGAAAGTGCAGTTTTTTATTTAATAACTTATTAAATAAAATTTTATTTAATAGAATATTTTTGCAGTAATCAATCATATATTTAAAAAAATATAATTTTATTTAAAACTATTTTTAAGAGTAATTCCAGAATGTTTTATTTGTGATGAAAAAAACAATCATTTAGCATTGATTTACGCCAAAAATTCCTTTCAAAGGGTTAAATTAAATGTTATTTAAAAAGTTATTTTTATTCTTTCTATTATTCCCTTCATTTTCGTATTCAAATGTAGACTCAACAAAAGAAAAGGAAGAAATACCTATTATCGTTAATATTCCTAGTATTTCATTAGGTGATAATAGTAATGCTTCAGGTAATGGTTCAATTGCAATAGGAGTCAATAGCCAAGCTAAAAATACACACTCTGTTGCTATTGGTCATAATGCATTAGCAACCGAAGAAAATACGGTTTCATTTGGTAACACTGAAAACGGGCAGACATCGAGATTAGTTAATATTAGTGATGGTAAAAATAATACAGATGCCGTTAATCTTATCCAAACTAAAAAAATGGTAGAAAAAAATAGAATAACAACAAATAATGCCATGAATCAGCTAAAAAGAAGTATTAGTACAGATATTAATGAGCTCAAAACTCATGTTAATGATTTTGATCACTATTACAGGAAAAGACAAGCTGAAATCACAGACTCAATTGCAAATTTAGATAAAAAAATCATCTCATTAGAAAAGAAAGTATTTGCAGGTATTGCTTCATCTGTTGCAATGACGAATATTCCTTATCTTAGCCATCACACCTTAAGTGGAGGAATTGGTATTAGTAACTACCGAACTGGTACAGCTTTTGCTGGGGGAATACAATATAAACCTAATAATGACATTGCATTTAGATTAAACTCTTCAATAAATAGTGAACAAGAAATCATTATCGGTGGAGGATTAGCCTATGGTTTCTAATTACTTCTATTTTCTATAAATAAAAAATAAAAATCATGTTATTAATTAAGCAGTAATAAATATATTCTATTACTGCTTTTATTACATTTCTTTCAAAAAGAGGTTTTGTAGATAGTCAAAATTCAATAGTCACACTTAAATTAATAAACTTATCTTTAGAATTATTAATGTATTTTTGTATTATAAATTATTTTTTATATAATAAGATTATAACTTAGTATAAAAAGGAATTAAAAATGCATTATATATTTCGAAAAATGACATATAAAGATATCAACTCAGTAGCAACGTTATTACAGGCGAATTCAGAATCTCAACAAGGCGGATTATATGGCGAATACCCACAAAACAAAGTTGAGGCAATGTACCAATATAGTATAAATACTATTATTGCACTTAATCAAGAAAATATTGTTGCTGTGGTTTTCAGCTTCCCTGTCACATCTTTCTCAATTCCGCCTATTGCTCAAGAAATTAATCGACGCTTCCCAGAAATAACACAAAACAATTGGTTTTACGGCCCTGTTTGTATTGATAAATCGCACCGAGGAAAATCATTATTAAAAGATCTCTACCAGCAGATCTGTTCTTTACATGGCGGGCACCCTATCGCATTTGTTAATAGCGAAAATATTCGCTCACTAAAAGCACATCAAAAGTTAGGCATGGAGATAGTTAAAAATATTGAGTTTAAAGGAACATCTTGGTGGGTCATTAAAGGACAATGAAAACAAACGAAAGAAAAGAACTTACACTAGCTGTTATGCAACTTTATAGCTAAAAAAAGAAACTTTAAGTTATTTTTGCAATCATCATCACAAAACAATAAATATCATTATAAATCAATTAATTAAAATTATTCGTAAAAGTTAATCTATTCTTAACAATATTCCAACTCCTATTTTAGCTGTCAAATTGCTTACAATTTGACACTATTCTGTGATCTCCCTTTCAATTCTTGATCTTTCGTTAACTTACTTTTTGATCTTATGCAAAAGTATAAATAAGATAAAAGACACTAATTCGAAAGCAAACGTAAAATAGGAGGAAGCAATGACTGTTTCCCGCAGAACTTTTATCAAAGGGCTCGCAGCCAGCGGTGCAGCAATGACTATTTCTACCCCTGTTATTGCTAATTCAGGAAGCACGACCTCTAACACGCAATCCCGTCCGGAAAACGCCCCTAACCTATTAATTGTTTTTCCTGATGAAATGCGAGCACACGCGTTACAGTTTATGGGAGAAGATCCCTCAATTACACCAAATCTGAATAAATTTGCGAAACAAGCCAAAGTAATGACACAAATGGCTTCAAATTACCCTCTTTGTTCTCCTTTCCGTGGCATGTTTATGACTGGGCAATACCCTGTTCGCAATGGCATTACAGGAAATGCACATGATTATGGTGGCAAAGTAGGTATTGATCTATCTCCTTATGCAAAATGTTGGTCTGATGTTTTAAAATCTCTCGATTACAGCACTGGCTATATTGGCAAATGGCATCTTGATGCACCTTACGAACCATTTATTGAAAGTTACAATAATCCAATGGAAGGTCGTTATTGGAATGAATGGGCAGCTCCTGATAGACGCCATGGTTTTGACTTTTGGTATTCTTATGGCACCTACGATTTACATTTAAAACCTATGTATTGGGCAAACGATACTCCTCGTGATAAACCAATTTACATTGATCAATGGGGACCTGAACATGAAGCTGATATGGCAATCAAGTTTCTCAAAAATGAAAACAATCAATTTAGGGATAATTCAAAACCATTTGCATTAGTGGTTTCAATGAATCCACCTCATTCGCCTTATGACCAAGTACCGAAGAAATACCTCGATGCTTATCAAGGTAAAACATCTAAAGAGCTCAACACTCGCCCGAACGTACAATGGGAAAGTGAATACCAAGAAGGCTATGGGCCTCAATATTTCAAAGAATACATGGCAATGGTCAACGGTGTTGATGAACAATTTGGTCGCATCGTCGATGAATTAGAAAAACAAGGCCTTGCAGATAATACTCTCGTTGTTTTCTTCTCTGATCATGGTAGTTGCTTAGGATCAAATGGACAGGCAACAAAAAATAATCCTTATGAAGAATCCATGCGTATTCCTATGATGTTTCGTTTACCGGGTAAAATTAAACCAGGTTCTGATGATGCACTAATGTCAGCTCCTGATATTTACCCGACAATCTTAGGACTACTTGGTTTATCCGAATGGATACCTGATTCTGTCGAAGGTAGTGATCTTTCAGACCGAGTGGTCACAGGAAAAGGCGACACAGCAAACTCGCAGCTTTATCTTTTTATTCCTTATGGAGAACCTTCATTTGGTAAACGAGGTGTCAGAACCAAAACACATACACTGGTTATCGATAGACAAGATGGTCAACCATTGAAATATACCTTATATGACAATGTGAATGATCCTTATCAAATAAAAAACATTGCCAAAGACAATATGCCTTTAATTGAGAAATTAATTAAAGAAGAACTGACCCCTTGGTTGGAAAAAACAGGAGATTCTTGGCGCGCCTCTGAATTTATTACGGCAACAACCAATAAATTAAATAAAACAATATCGACATGTAAAGAAAAATAATAAAAATATCTGCGCCATTATTTTATGGCGCTATATATAAACCCAATTCGCTTATATAAAAATCCTTTTAATAGAATAAAAGGGAAAACGTCCTACACCTAAAAATTGACATTAATAAAAGCGAATAAAGAATTGGATATATACCATGAACAAACTTCGTATTGCTCTTTTCTTACCTCTTCTTGGCTTAGGTTTAACTTCTTTTCATTCTCAGGCAGCTAATGTCAACGCTATGTTTTCTTGGGAAACAGCTGATTACGACACACCCAATAACTATGCCGGTTATCGTGTTGATTTTAATATTAATCCAGAAAAATCTAACTGGTATTTCGATGTCGGCTTTCGTCAACGTGAACATGATAATAAAAACCGCTACCAACGTTATGATTTACAAGGTAGTTATCGTTTTAAATTAAACAATGGTTGGATCCAACCTGGTTTGAAAATCCGCCAAGATCTCACTAATTATGATAACGGCAGTCGCTTAACTATTGATTTTTATGAATCAAAAACCAATTACCAATTTCCAATTAATAAAGATTGGGTTTTAACAGGTAGTGTTTTATTTGGCTTACAAAAGAAAGAAGATAAACGTAGCAATGGCGTCACAAATACGGATTATTTAGGCTGGGAAATTGAACCGGGTCTACGTTATTTTGTTACCCCAAATATTAATACTACTGTTGCTTATTTTGATGGTGGTAAGCAAGCAATACGACATGAAGAATACGACACAAAAGAAACAAACCATAATCAACAATTACGTATGTATGTGAACTGGACAACACCAATAGGATTAATAGTTTCTCCATCAATGCGTAAATCTATTTTTGGGAAAATAGAAGATAGAACAAATAAAGGCGTTTATATCGAAAAAGATATGACACGTTATACCCTACAAATGGCTTATCAAATATCACCTCAATGGCGAGTCATGACGGAATATTATAATGAACGAGTTGAAAATAAAAATGATGGTAGCAAATCGACTCAAGATTATTTCAAAGTTTCATTCCGAGCAACATTCTAATAATTAAAATCATATAATTGTTCATGGAGTTATATTGTGAAAAATAAAAAATTGTTATTTTTGAGCGCGGCTATTTTATCAGCTATTTATGGTTCGGCATGGGCGACAGAATGTGATCCCACTTTAAATATCTGTGAAACAGTTAATGTTAATGACGGTAATACGGCTCAAATAAATAAAGATGTCACTGTTTCTCAAGGTGATGGCGTTGTATTTAATGGCTCATCAACAGAATATAAAGCTCAAGCAATTACAAAAAATATTACTGTCACTGGTGATGGTGCAAATGGCCTCAAGATAAATCAAGGTGCTTCTTTTAGCAGTAATATCAACTTAAATGGCGCTAACGTAACCAGTGAAAATGGTACAGCCATATTGGTTGAAGGCGATTTCCCTAAACGAGGTACTGGCGTTTATGTAAGAGACGGTGCCATTATTCGTGGAAAAACTGCAGCCATTGATTTTAGAACACTAAAAACAGGTTTTAGAAGTGATGTAAATGGTGAGATCCACGGCGATATATTAGGAAATGGTCACGCAGATACTAAAATAAATTTTGCATATCAAGGTGGTGCTCAAAATGCTTTATTTGATGGATATCAAATCACGGGTGTTCCATTAATTGAAAACCATGGCAATTTAACTATCCAAGGAAAAGATAAAACGATTCATTGGGAAGGTAATTTCATGAATAAGGAAAATAGCCAGTTAATTTTCCGTCTTGATGATAATACCAATACTGATGAAACTATTCTTCATGTTGACGGTGATGTTACTTTTAAAAAAGGTAGCCAAGCTAAATTGGATTTTAAAGGCACCAGTGTCGATAACATTATAAATAAAGATATTGTTTTGATCTCTTCCAATTCAGCGATTAAAGATGAAGCTGGAATTACGGTTACTGACGCCAATGCCATAGCACCAGATGTATCTCCATTATTAGAAAAAACAGATTCATGGTTAGAGACTACACCGCCTAATATTAGTGGTGGTGTTAGCGGTAATCAATTAGTTGCACGTTATGGTATTAGCTACGAAGGTGGTAATAATTTTATTAGTGCTGCTGAACGTGGTGGCGTCAATGAAAATGGATTAGCGGCAGCTAATTTTATTATTCCAACTGTTTTAAATGAATTTAACAATACACGTAGTCAAGTTTCAGATGAGGCTTTGAGTTTATTAGTTGCTGCTGGAAATGACGATAATAATATTGCCACATTATCAAATGATTTAGCCCCTATTGCTGATGGCAGTGATATTCAAGCGGGATTAATCATGGTTGAAGATATGCGCAATAATATTGCACACCGCTATTTACGCTATGATAACCAATTGCCAATTGAAGAAAGAGAAGCTGGCTGGAACAGTTGGGCCAATATACTGTATGGTTATGGCACACAAAGCAATCAAGGTGGAATTAACGGTTACAACACTTATCGTACTGGTATTCAAATCGGTACTGATTATGAAATTAATCAAGATGCTCTTATCGGTGTTTCATTTGCTTATAACTATGCCAAGGCTGACGCAAAACAACGTAACGCAAGCAAAGAAATTAGCCATTTTGAATTTATGCCTTACACCGGTTGGTATAGTGACACATTATTCCTAAGCGGTAATCTAAATATTGGTTATTACACTGTCGATAGTGAGCGAGATATTGGTGGCAATACTGGATGGGAAGGAAATACCAAAGCAAAAGGTGATTATTCAGGTGTGCAATTAGGTTATCAAATTAATGCTGGAACTCATTTTGATTTTGATTTCATCCATATTAAACCGATGCTGACTTACCAATATCAATGGCTCAATATTGACTCTTGGGAAGAAACAGGCTCTGCCTTATCTATGCGTACTTATGGCCAACGCTATGCTGTTAATCAATTAGGTGGCTCAGTTGCTTTATGGAATAGCTATCAGACTGCTTATGGAAAATTAACCCCATCTCTTAACCTTCGTTATTTCAAAGATATCGCAGGTGACAATAATATTAATCAACGCCACAGTTTGACTTATTTTAATACTGGAGGAGAGACCTTTGATATTAAAGGAAATACTGTTGGTGGTGACATTATTAGTGCGGAATTAGGTGCCAATCTCGATATCACTCAATCATTAAATTTAGGCACAACAATCGGCTATCAGCGTTATGACAAATTTAATGAAGGACGCATTGGTTTCACTGTTAGCCAGCGTTTCTAAGGAGAAAAATAATGCCGATATTTCGCTTTACTGCACTTGCAATGACATTGGGGCTATTATCAGCCCCCTATCATGTGATTGCTGCCACCAGCAACCCTGCATTTGATCCTAATAATCTGATGCAGTCAGAAATCTATCATTTTGCGCAAAATAACCCATTAGCTGATTTTTCGTCAGATAAAAATTCAATACTTTCGCTATCAGATAAACGTAGCATTATGGGAAGCCAATCCCTTTTGTGGAAATGGAAAGGAGGCAGTAGCTTTACTTTACATAAAAAACTGATTGTGCCGACAGATAAAAAAGCCTCTAAAGCTTGGGGGCGTTCATCTACGCCCGTTTTATCATTTTGGCTTTATAACGAAAAGCCAATTAATGGTTATCTTACCGTTGATCTAGGCGAAAAACTCAATACAACCAGTGAAGCCCAAGCCGGCTTTAAAGTAAAACTTAATTTTACTGGTTGGCGAGCCGTAGGTGTTTCGCTAAATAACGATCTTGAAAATCGTGAGATGACCTTAAATGCGATGAATACCTCCTCTGATGGTACTCAAGACAGCATTGGGCGCTCTTTAGGCGCTAATGTCGATAGCATTCGCTTTAAAGCCCCCTCTAATGTGGATCAAGGTGAAATCTATATCGATCGCATTATGTTTTCTATCGATGATGCTCGCTATCAATGGTCTGATTATCAAATCAAAACTCGCTTATCAGAACCCGAAATTCAGTTTCATAACGTACAACCTCAGTTACCGGTGACACCTGAAAACTTAGCTGCAATTGATCTTATTCGCCAACGTTTGATAAATGAGTTTGTTGGCGGTGAAAAAGAAACAAATCTCGCACTAGAAGAAAATATTGGCAAGTTAAAAAGTGATTTTGATGCTCTTAATATTCACGCTTTAGATAATGGCACAATACAAGGGCGACACCTGATCACAGATAAACAAACGATTATTTATCAACCAGAAAATCTCAACCCTCAAGATAAACAACTATTTAATAATTATGTTATTTTAGGTGATTACACTACATTAATGTTTAATATTAGCCGTGCTTATGTACTGGAAAAAGATCCTACACAAAAGGCTCAGCTAAAGCAGATGTACTTATTAATGACAAAGCACTTATTAGATCAAGGCTTTGTTAAAGGAAGTGCATTAGTCACAACCCATCACTGGGGATATAGTTCTCGATGGTGGTATATTTCCACATTACTCATGTCTGATGCACTAAAAGAGGCAAACTTACAAGCTCAAGTTTATGATTCATTGTTGTGGTATTCACGAGAGTTTAAAAGTAGTTTTGATATGAAAGTGGGGGCAGATAGCTCTGACTTAGACTATTTCAATACCCTATCTCGTCAACACTTAGCCTTATTACTGCTAGAACCTGATGATCAAAAACGTATCAACTTAATTAATACCTTCAGCCATTACATCACTGGCGCATTAACTCAAGTACCACCGGGTGGTAAAGATGGTTTACGCCCTGACGGTACTGCGTGGCGACATGAAGGCAACTATCCGGGCTACTCTTTCCCTGCCTTTAAAAATGCCTCTCAGCTTATTTATCTACTTCGTGGAACCCCATTTTCAGTCGGTGAAAGTGGTTGGGATAACCTGAAAAAAGCGATGGTTTCAGCATGGATTTATAGTGCTCCAGAAGTCGGATTATCTCTTGCTGGAAGGCACCCATTTAATTCACCTTCGTTAAAATCAGTTGCTCAAGGTTACTACTGGCTTGCCATGTCTGCGAAACCTTCTCCAGATAAAACACTCGCATCTATTTATCTTGCAATAAG
This portion of the Proteus vulgaris genome encodes:
- a CDS encoding OmpG porin family protein yields the protein MNKLRIALFLPLLGLGLTSFHSQAANVNAMFSWETADYDTPNNYAGYRVDFNINPEKSNWYFDVGFRQREHDNKNRYQRYDLQGSYRFKLNNGWIQPGLKIRQDLTNYDNGSRLTIDFYESKTNYQFPINKDWVLTGSVLFGLQKKEDKRSNGVTNTDYLGWEIEPGLRYFVTPNINTTVAYFDGGKQAIRHEEYDTKETNHNQQLRMYVNWTTPIGLIVSPSMRKSIFGKIEDRTNKGVYIEKDMTRYTLQMAYQISPQWRVMTEYYNERVENKNDGSKSTQDYFKVSFRATF
- a CDS encoding hemagglutinin, which codes for MLFKKLFLFFLLFPSFSYSNVDSTKEKEEIPIIVNIPSISLGDNSNASGNGSIAIGVNSQAKNTHSVAIGHNALATEENTVSFGNTENGQTSRLVNISDGKNNTDAVNLIQTKKMVEKNRITTNNAMNQLKRSISTDINELKTHVNDFDHYYRKRQAEITDSIANLDKKIISLEKKVFAGIASSVAMTNIPYLSHHTLSGGIGISNYRTGTAFAGGIQYKPNNDIAFRLNSSINSEQEIIIGGGLAYGF
- a CDS encoding chondroitinase family polysaccharide lyase, producing MPIFRFTALAMTLGLLSAPYHVIAATSNPAFDPNNLMQSEIYHFAQNNPLADFSSDKNSILSLSDKRSIMGSQSLLWKWKGGSSFTLHKKLIVPTDKKASKAWGRSSTPVLSFWLYNEKPINGYLTVDLGEKLNTTSEAQAGFKVKLNFTGWRAVGVSLNNDLENREMTLNAMNTSSDGTQDSIGRSLGANVDSIRFKAPSNVDQGEIYIDRIMFSIDDARYQWSDYQIKTRLSEPEIQFHNVQPQLPVTPENLAAIDLIRQRLINEFVGGEKETNLALEENIGKLKSDFDALNIHALDNGTIQGRHLITDKQTIIYQPENLNPQDKQLFNNYVILGDYTTLMFNISRAYVLEKDPTQKAQLKQMYLLMTKHLLDQGFVKGSALVTTHHWGYSSRWWYISTLLMSDALKEANLQAQVYDSLLWYSREFKSSFDMKVGADSSDLDYFNTLSRQHLALLLLEPDDQKRINLINTFSHYITGALTQVPPGGKDGLRPDGTAWRHEGNYPGYSFPAFKNASQLIYLLRGTPFSVGESGWDNLKKAMVSAWIYSAPEVGLSLAGRHPFNSPSLKSVAQGYYWLAMSAKPSPDKTLASIYLAISDKTQNESNAIFGETIAPAALPQGFYAFNGGAFGIHRWQDKMVTLKAYNTNVWSSEIYNKDNRYGRYQSHGVAQIVSNGSQLLQGYQQEGWDWNRMPGATTIHLPLKELDSPKPHTLMQRGERGFSGASALEGKYGMMAFDLIYPANLERFDPNFTAKKSVLAVDNRLIFIGSNINSSDKNKDVETTLFQHAITPTLNTLWINGQKIEAIPYQTTLKQGDWLIDSNGNGYLITQAEKVNISRQHQTSAENKNRQPTEGNFSSAWIDHSVQPKDSSYEYMVFLDATPEKMGEIAQKFRENDGLYQVLRKDKDVHIILDKLSNVTGYAFYQPASIEDKWIKKVDKPAIVMTHRQKDTLIVSAVTPDLNMTRQKAATPVTINVTINGKWQSADKNSKVKYNVSGDNTELTFTSYFGIPQEIKLSPLP
- a CDS encoding autotransporter outer membrane beta-barrel domain-containing protein — protein: MKNKKLLFLSAAILSAIYGSAWATECDPTLNICETVNVNDGNTAQINKDVTVSQGDGVVFNGSSTEYKAQAITKNITVTGDGANGLKINQGASFSSNINLNGANVTSENGTAILVEGDFPKRGTGVYVRDGAIIRGKTAAIDFRTLKTGFRSDVNGEIHGDILGNGHADTKINFAYQGGAQNALFDGYQITGVPLIENHGNLTIQGKDKTIHWEGNFMNKENSQLIFRLDDNTNTDETILHVDGDVTFKKGSQAKLDFKGTSVDNIINKDIVLISSNSAIKDEAGITVTDANAIAPDVSPLLEKTDSWLETTPPNISGGVSGNQLVARYGISYEGGNNFISAAERGGVNENGLAAANFIIPTVLNEFNNTRSQVSDEALSLLVAAGNDDNNIATLSNDLAPIADGSDIQAGLIMVEDMRNNIAHRYLRYDNQLPIEEREAGWNSWANILYGYGTQSNQGGINGYNTYRTGIQIGTDYEINQDALIGVSFAYNYAKADAKQRNASKEISHFEFMPYTGWYSDTLFLSGNLNIGYYTVDSERDIGGNTGWEGNTKAKGDYSGVQLGYQINAGTHFDFDFIHIKPMLTYQYQWLNIDSWEETGSALSMRTYGQRYAVNQLGGSVALWNSYQTAYGKLTPSLNLRYFKDIAGDNNINQRHSLTYFNTGGETFDIKGNTVGGDIISAELGANLDITQSLNLGTTIGYQRYDKFNEGRIGFTVSQRF
- a CDS encoding sulfatase-like hydrolase/transferase, encoding MTVSRRTFIKGLAASGAAMTISTPVIANSGSTTSNTQSRPENAPNLLIVFPDEMRAHALQFMGEDPSITPNLNKFAKQAKVMTQMASNYPLCSPFRGMFMTGQYPVRNGITGNAHDYGGKVGIDLSPYAKCWSDVLKSLDYSTGYIGKWHLDAPYEPFIESYNNPMEGRYWNEWAAPDRRHGFDFWYSYGTYDLHLKPMYWANDTPRDKPIYIDQWGPEHEADMAIKFLKNENNQFRDNSKPFALVVSMNPPHSPYDQVPKKYLDAYQGKTSKELNTRPNVQWESEYQEGYGPQYFKEYMAMVNGVDEQFGRIVDELEKQGLADNTLVVFFSDHGSCLGSNGQATKNNPYEESMRIPMMFRLPGKIKPGSDDALMSAPDIYPTILGLLGLSEWIPDSVEGSDLSDRVVTGKGDTANSQLYLFIPYGEPSFGKRGVRTKTHTLVIDRQDGQPLKYTLYDNVNDPYQIKNIAKDNMPLIEKLIKEELTPWLEKTGDSWRASEFITATTNKLNKTISTCKEK
- a CDS encoding N-acetyltransferase, which gives rise to MHYIFRKMTYKDINSVATLLQANSESQQGGLYGEYPQNKVEAMYQYSINTIIALNQENIVAVVFSFPVTSFSIPPIAQEINRRFPEITQNNWFYGPVCIDKSHRGKSLLKDLYQQICSLHGGHPIAFVNSENIRSLKAHQKLGMEIVKNIEFKGTSWWVIKGQ